In the genome of Sphaerodactylus townsendi isolate TG3544 unplaced genomic scaffold, MPM_Stown_v2.3 scaffold_1481, whole genome shotgun sequence, the window TTCTCCGCACCCCCCGACTCGATTTTAAGGAGCCGCCGCCAAGGCCGCGGCGGGCGTCGCCCTCCCCGAACAGGCCACCCCGGTCGAGCGGAGTCCCGCCTTCCGAAGCCCCCCGGAATCGCCGCTCTGAGGGGCGGGATGGGTCCGATGCGAGGCGGATCCTCACCGGGACCCGCCACAGCGCGCTACTCACCAGGACAGCAAGATGgcggaaaaaggaaagagagcgCTCGCGCGCGAAGGATGATGGGAAACGCGAAGCGACAGCTCGGAAGGGAAAGGCGGACGAGACCATAGGCGACAACTCTATGGTGAAAGCGCTGTGTCTCTTCTGCTTGTCTGAGGGAAAAAGAGCGGTTCCGGTTCAGACCGGAAACGCATAGTGGCGTTGTCACTGCGAGTTGGCGCAGCCTTTATTTTCTGTCTATGGCTTTAAAGAAAGTCCGCAGAGGCGACAAGGCGCTGGTGGATGATTTGGTATCCCGTAGCAACCgccacacttccgggaaggaagTCGCCTGCTTTGGAAGCAGGGAccgactaggatgtgggagagtCATGAATTCCCTTCCCCTATTATTTCCCTTGCTTGAAAATTGCTTTTCCTGCAACCTTTCAGGGGTTGCAGCAGACTAATGTccaccctcccccttttccctctcaACATACTATGCTGCTAGTAGGATATTTAGTCAGACTGgttcccttgggggggggggggggggaatgtgcagTCCTATGGTTGTGTATACCTTCCAAGTCCCATGAGCATAATCTCCCAAACTTGGGGTGGGGTTTACTTTTGCTaggtttctttttaaagtgtttcAGAGAATAGTAACATGTAcaaaagccctttgggggaaaaatacaCACATGCCTGTGGGAAGGCTGACACAGTTTATGGGAGGCTTCTTCAAACAGAAAAGCGCAATTTAAAGGCCATCCTTCAAGACGGCATCTGAGTAGCATCTGTTTTGCCAAGCCCAACCCCAGAAGACTGACAACGTAAACATTTGATAAAAGCAAAGCCCGAGACATCTTATATTAAGATTTTTATTCAATGTTAGCTTCCTAGCTAAACATTTACCATCCGTATTACAGATCAGTACAAGGGGAAAAGCAACATTGACAAAAGACAGCCAGTACACAAATTCAACCCCACTCCCACCTAGTTTCTCTTTACTTTCCCACCCTACCAGCTCTCTCAGTAAGCACAATCTCTTTCTTTTCATTCCTCCCCCAATTATACATCATATTTGCCATTGCTACACATCCAAGTTAATAATATTGGTTTGGACAGCCTCATTAAAACCACAAATATACAAAAGAAGAGCCAGGGggcaaggcaaaaatcacggcaGGGGATGCGATAGTTTTCTCAAGAAGCAATTCCttccaataaataatacaaagggTCACCAGTGTTCCAAAAATGGTTGACACCTCTCCAAGCTTTTGTATCACAACCTTCTGTGGCTAGTGCTCGTAACAGTAGATGCCCTTACTGGTGACAGTGAAAAAAGAGCAATACACTTAGCTACTGTCAATGTTCTCCTCCTAACTACTCCCTTCTTGGGATACATCTAAAGCTAAAcctgaagaaagaaaaagcaaactgAATGGTGATGAAATTAATTCAGTGCACTGATAACCAAACTAGTGTTCTACAAACATCAGCCccgaaggaaaaaaaaactattgagAACACCCAGGTGTGCCTTTAGTGCACTGCAGGAGAAGGCATCAGGGATACCTTTACCGGCAATCTCTGGGGTGCAGTTGCTGGTTGATCAGGTATCAAACAAGCTAAGAGGTTCTCTGTTGATTGTGAAAAACTGGACAGCCAAACATGGAATCCCATGTTAAGGTAATCTCAACTGCACTGCACGAAGACATTTAAAGATTCTTTCCTTAGACCTTTCCCACTCAAGACTCCCAAATAAACTTATTGACAAAGATCTTGTCACCTTTCCTGGGATCAGAGTTGTTTACATCAATGTAAAGTTCCAGTGTAGTACACTGGCGTGGCCAATTAGCAGTTTGAGTGCTGATACAAAGCACAATTACATTCATGTTGATTCTAGGAAGACACAGCTAAAACTTTTGTTAAACGATTCTAGCATTTTTTGCCAGTATGCAAGAGTAAATGAAGTTGCCATCTTAAGAATACTTGCTGCTCAAATGTCTCCTGAACTGCAGCATTTGGCAGAATAATTTAGCATGCTCAGTTAACATATCAAGGGCTATCACTTGTAAGGCATAGCCTAGTCTCTTTGCTGCAATCTCGTATTGCCTAAAGAGTAATAAGCAAAGCAAATTTCAACCTTTCCAAACAGACAAGGATAACACTGTTCATCTGTTTACAATTAAGACAGACATTGTCTTGCAACAAAATTTGAGAGGCCTATTGTTTTAATATGTTACAAAGTTTTACACATAcagtaataaaacaaaaacagcattaaGAAAACACACATGCACCACAAGACAGACTCACTTGTGACTCTTGTGCATTTAACGTGATTTTGTATACagatcatattttaaaaatctaaagacATGTTGCACAACTCCAAAACTACAGCAATTCAATAGAAGAAAATTGACTCTGTGCAGCCCTAGCTTCACTCTTCCACGCACTTTTGAGTGCAGTAACTGTTATGACAGAAGTCATGATACACCTCAGATGTAGGTGCTTCGAAGCCCTATATGTCCATATTATCTGTGGCTCAGGACTTTGGAAAGAAGTTGGTTAACTTCATCGTAAGAAGTGTGAGGACAGAAATCTAGAGAGCCAGTAGATAAGAGATACCTTAAAACATTTAACAGGAATGAAGAATGCTAACCAGCGTCTTTCCTCTGGAAATAAGTAGCAAAGGATGTCATCCTCACTAATCAACAATTAAACTGTTTGCTCCACCAAAACGGTTCGCTTAACCATCGGACCATCTTATGAGGCTGCTAGTTGTGTTTATTATTGGAAAGACTTACCTGTACTAGCAGACGGTATTTACTGTGTGGTCAAATAACTACACAGAtcctattttaaaaaagggaaacccCATTTTAACGTTAAAAGGCTATGACTGAAATAAGCACTGCTATTCTACTAAACACACAATAATTCTAATGTTTTGTTCCCAGAACACATTATACTGTGGAGTGCAGTAGCAAGCAGAGtttcattcatttttcttttccttttgcttcaGGAGTTTGTTGACCTCCCTTTTCGCCATTCCAGCGTATTTTGAAATAATCCCATGTTTGTTTAACCCAGGAAACAACAGGAAGAAGCtcactgaaataaaaaaagacaCGTTATCAGCTGCAATCCTACAAGACCTTTTAAATGGCCAAACTTGTCATGTTCCAGTGCACAACCAAAGCTtttcatgcagcagtggcgtagtggctaagagcagtggctaagagcaggtgcactctgatctggaggaaccgggtttgattcccagctctgccgcttgagttgtggagccttatctggggaattcagattagcctgtacaatcccacacacgccagctgggtgaccttgggctagtcacagctctatggagctctctcagccccacccacctcacagggtgtttgttgtgaggggggaagggcaaggagaatgtaagcccctttgagtctcctacaggagagaaagggaggatataaatccaaactcctcctcctccccttcctccttctatTGGAGAAAAAGTACCAATATAACCTCAGTGTTTGATGACCCTGCAAAATGCTTACCGATAAGATAGGTAAGGAAGAGGTTGTGAACTTGCTGTCCTATCCAAGCAATCACAGTCAACGAACACAGCATTGTTGTGAAATACTAGGAGAAAGACATGACAGTTAATAAAATCCTCCAGAAGCTCTCAAGGGTTAAAAACGTCATTTGTAATAAGAGCACCACATTACCATTTTAGGTTTTTCCTCCTTAAAGGTGAAAAGGCGCTTCCACCAGCCAACAATCCTGCGCCGTGTTTTTACCAGGTTGCTGCAGATTTCATGGAAGCGTTGCTGCTGTTCAGTAgtccttaaaaaacaaaacatttaacaAAGATGTCACATagtggtttaaaaaaatcaaaacaaaaccaagCCTGAATACCAAGTTATGCTGTCACAGTCAAGTCCTACATTTGGATGCAGATCTGTTCTTAAGGACGCTTGCCTCTAAACAAAGCATCAATGTTGTCCCACCTTTTTCTAC includes:
- the ARL6IP1 gene encoding ADP-ribosylation factor-like protein 6-interacting protein 1; translation: MAEGDNRSTNQLAAETASLEEQLQGWGEVILVTDKILRWEKPWFPPAIIGVVSFIFLMVYYLDPSVLSGVSCFVMLLCLADYLVPALAPRIFGSSKWTTEQQQRFHEICSNLVKTRRRIVGWWKRLFTFKEEKPKMYFTTMLCSLTVIAWIGQQVHNLFLTYLIVSFFLLFPGLNKHGIISKYAGMAKREVNKLLKQKEKKNE